The Epinephelus fuscoguttatus linkage group LG7, E.fuscoguttatus.final_Chr_v1 DNA window GAAGTCGCGCTGTCCAAAATAGTAAAACGCCTGCCCATGTGTGTAGAACAGGGACGTATTCGCATATTTGACATTGGGGGGCATTTTTAATCGACACCTACTGCGTCTCAAACCACGAGGGCGGTCACCCtggattttttttagaaacttaACAGCTTAATTGACTTTGTCAgagtattttgaaataaaatgtcagattaAAGGTTGCTAAAGTGCTGATGACTGAGTGCCATCTTTAAGAGCCAGTATATGACTGAGGAAAAGTGCACAGACAGTGGTGGTTTTATGATATAATATActtatgcttttttttatgacataccaaCACTTTACTAAAACTATAACACATAACACAGTTAACAGTAACACAGCCTACATAACACTCATACTACACTctagttttccactttttaataAATTTGAAAGTCATGAAATAGAGACACAGTAGTGTTTGACAGTAATGATGTCTGCTGGGGTATGGTAACACCACTTGCGCAAACCATATACTGAACTGCAATACACCACAATATTATAACCAGTAGTAATACATAATAAAGTCATacatttgttgtttatttgtgattaTGATCAAATTTGCTAATAATTATTCCAGACAGCGGTGTGGTTGTGTAACATTGGAACattttcttctttaacctaTATTTTTATCAATATATCAGAGGGGCATTTTGAGCTGATTTGAATGTaggacagtgcaggcagtgtgacTGCACAGGGACCTTTGAGATGGGGGGCCCATAGAAAGATGATGTGAACTGCAATATTGACCTGGTTACTgtcatgggtggattatgagacaatgagcccctggacacagatatgcaaaagccCCCACCACCTCTCTTACAACCACATGGGAGCAAGGCACATAGAcgtggttttgcatctctttgtggtcagttTGATTCTTTTTCTTGTCAGTATATGTTTCAGTAATTtgggtgacattttgcagatgaggGGCCACATAGGGCCATTTAGGCTCCTGGGCCTGTGACCAGTGGGCCTGTAATCATCCATGGTTACTGTAGAGTTCCTGTTGTTATGCAGCTGGTCAGTTAGGTATTTCTCCACAAACCAGTAAATGCAAATTGTGACCACATCCCCATCCGCCTGTTTTtcccagcagacattttgactcgCTAAAGCAGGAAGAGCAGagatataaataatatttgtaACTGCTTCATTCCATTCAGTTTCCCAGTAAGCCATGTCAGTGAGTGAGTATGGATAAAACCAGAGCCCTGGAACTGGCTCACTTAAATGAAATCCAGCCATCACTAATGTTACTAATTCCACCTCTTTCCGCCCTGCTTTGACaagttcacattttttcatCTTTCAAGGATTAAAAATGTCTCATTAGTTGCTTCAGTATTGTTTATTACAATGTAAGTTGCAAAGGCAATCAATGAGTGGGTAATTTGTCCATCCCTGATCCAATAAACATACATTTAACTTCTTCAATGAGCTCAGCACATCTTTAATTaacacatatttaaatatttacagcCTGAATACAATGTCTTGAGCTCTTACCAAAGTCATGCCTTCATGCCTTTTCACTATGCAGACAAATAGCAGAAATGTGGTCCAACATATTGCATGCCACAAAGTATTTAGCTTAATGGTTCTTTCCAGCACCTTTCTCTCACAATTTcctgtcttcctcttcctcaaacaaatcacacttacacacatccacacactcacatttcACTCACTCATGGAAATCACATGAAGGTGCTGATGGAGGTAAAATTTCCTGGTTGGCTCTTCACTTCCTCTTAACttagtttcagtttttattaCTGATTCTTGAGCCAGCTGGATTCTCATATGTTCACGAAGCTGCTGCTTTCTTCTCTTTGTAAGTCGCCATCATTTTCTTAATCTCTGCAATGGCCTTCCCTGGGTTGAGTCCCTGTGGAGCAGCATGTCAAACAGACAGTGAGAAATTAAAAACTGCAAGAGAGTCTgcaagagagtgtgtgtgaaaatgttttaaagtacCTTGGGACACGTCTTAGTGCAGTTCATGATAGTGTGGCAGCGGTAGAGCGAGAAGGGGTCCTGAAGTTTGGACAGACGCTCCTCAGTGAATTCATCACGGGAGTCAATCATCCACCGGTATGCCTGTGGGATAATAACACAGTTGACATCTGTTCTTTGCTCCATCATGAATAATTTTTTGTGCTCCATTTTAAAACTTGAAATGTAATATCTTGACAACTAAGTTGTGATTCATGACATGATTCCCCTAAACTCGTGCCCGTCTTTGCATCATGTCATGAACTGACACGATCCCTCAAAGTACAGTCTCAGCTGGAAAAATGCTGAATGTAACCAATGTCAGCATGTTAACGTCTGATAGTTCACACTCACAGCATTTAACTGAAAGCTAGGCATGTTATGATTCGTAGGTCCAATATGAcagatgcaaagtgaaaacattttgtgttgtcatctttaaaggtctagtgtgtgaGATTTTCATCATGTGGTGAGGTTGCAAATTACAACCAAtggaaacttctcccatgtgccagcTGTGTAGAACTATGTTGGCCgacacaaaaaggcaaaaatggcCTTTTCAGGAGCCGGTGTTTGATGTGTCCATTCTAGTGTACTGAAGTAAAAACATGGTGGACATCATGGAAAGAGGACCTGCACTGTGTGTAGATATGAacacacaacaattcttagtttAAGGtgatttcacattttcatttgtttaaaatgtgtttcattgtAAAcgaatgaaaacatagttataaatattacataacatttctgccaataaatccccctaaatcccacacactggacctttaagatatgcctttattttgagaagtaaaaaaacaaacaatacagtcACCAGCTTTACAACATGGCCTTTGCTCTGGCACCACCTTCAGGCTAAATTTCACATTATTTGCCACATGAGTGCAAAGGATCTACTCAAGTTTTCTCTTTATGGTTTGTAATGAGCATTATAGGCTCACAAGGCCCCAAATGTGGCTATAACTCCTCTTACCACATGTAATATCTGGATTCATTTGGGATACGCATCTCATAACCAAATAAAATTACCCACCTGCATTAGAACAGCAGGTCCCAAGTATTTGTCTCCATTCCACCAGTAGCTGGGACAGCTGGTGCTGCAGCATGCACAGAGTATGCACTCATACAGGCCGTCCTGTTGGGTTCAGAAGACTGTGACTACACAGGCAAATCACGATGCTATCATTCAAGTGTGATTCTGCTGAAGATTTTCACGAGTAATACGTCTGAGACTGTTAGATTCTCATGATGAAATGATTTCTAGGGTCAAAATATGAAGATCTCAATACGACTGCCACAACATGTGTTATTATTTGTGGGAGATCTGCATTTCTTACAGTAATGTGTTGGTTTATTTACCAGTTTTTGCCTGTCCTCCACCGACTGGAAATACTGCTCCTTCCCTTCTTGAGCTTCATCCTTCTTTTTCAGGTAGGGCTCGATGGATTTGTACTGTGCATAGAAGTTACTCATATCCTGGTGAAAATCATATGAAGGAGGATTCAAAACAAGCACTCAAACAATCATGAAATGCACCATATATGAATGTATTATAACTTGCTACATTTTGACACTTGAAGTACTTACAGGCACCAGATCTTTGACCACATACATGTGTGGGAGGGGGTAGATTTTGGTTACTTTGGTTGTGTTGCTGTCAATTTTGTTAAGACATGCCAGTGTGTTGCCTCCATTTATGTTCATGGCACATGAGCCGCAGATACCTGAAAAAATACACAATCAATAGGTCACTGACATCTGGCACAAAGGTCAGTTTAAAAGGCCCTGTTaatgtgtttcatttgttcagattttttaaaataaatctggGAACTGTTAACATTATTATGTACAAGCTTATTTGTATACTCCGCATACAGACTCAGTACAGTGAAGATATATATTTAATTCTTAATATCTTTAGTACTAGTGTTGACATTGTAGCGTActgcacatttccatttctattttattgtatttcattactttatatttacatacttcaatttcatactcttattattacttcttataattctttattctttacatCCAAGTGACTATAACATATTACAATTTCCCCTCAGGTATCAAtaagtgtttctgtttctgattttgATTCTGAATCTAGGTGTGTTTCTTACCCTCACGGCAGGAGCGCCTGAATGTGAGTGTGGGGTCAATCTCATTCTTGATCTTAATGAGGGCATCCAGAACCATTGGACCACAGCTATATCAACAAGATCATGTCAATAGATTATGACACTGAAACATACAGCTCCCCAATGTTCTTTTCATGGACCCGGTTATGACTTACGTGTTGAGATCAATATCATATGTCTGCATTCGTGGTTTGTCTCCAGCAGTGTCTGGGTCCCAGCGGTAAATTTGGAACTTCTTGATCCTGGGTTCAGGAGCCGGGGCAGCTGATGTCTGAGCATGCCGAACCATCTGTATCACAGATAACAAACAAGAGAGGCAGGATATATGAATCACTGAGAAGTATCAAATACCCTTTTCTTCAATTTCTTATTCCtctctgtattttcttctttcatCTATTCTGGTAAAACACTTTCTTTTTGGGTAAAAGTAGAATAAAGAGGCACAAAAGCAGAGTTCTGTACAAAGGAACACAACATAATGTGACGTAGCTGCTGTTCATGTCAGCTGAGGCTAAAACAGGAGGCACTCTGTAATTCTATCCTGTAACCAGAGGATACTACTTGTACTGGTTCAACAACTCATACAAACAGCTACAAAACTGACAATAGATTTGTATTGCCAAatatttaatcattaaaaatgATTGCTTTCCAGTAGAATGAAAAGGCAAACTAACAAAAGGTACCATAAGATTAACTCAATCAAATTAATCAATTCCAATGACAGCCTTTAAAAATAACACTACAACATTATGTAGGTATTGTAAAATGTATAAACTCAAATTAGAATCTTGAGACATCATTTGAGATTATAAATCAATATTATATTACATCATTTGGCCAGTTTACACAATCCAATACGGTTTACTCCTTTTGTATAAAAGGTGTGGAGTCTCCCTCTAGTGGTAGCTTGGATGAACTAACGTGAAAGTGTTACATCACTTCGTAGTCTTTGGTTACCTAACTGACTCTTTAGGGACAATGAAAGACAGACTTTAGCACAATAAATTCAATGTTTCCATTTAGTTATGAGAAGTAAAATATCTATGTGTGCCCTAACTGCTGAAACAACTTTTAGATATGATATATCAGTCTTTAAAGGAAGGTAGGAGTTGAACAACGGCTCAGCTTTTCACAATGGACAGGTTTACTAAGCGATTATTACACTACATTGACAACGACACATTTGCTACATGTAAATACTGCTAATCAATCTCATGCACACTTAACTGTGAAGCAGACAGTATGAGAATAGGATTCTCCAATTTTTTGTCTCATTTACACACATGAGAGCAGGGTGTGTTGTTGTAGTTCCTCTGAACTAACTAAATACTTTGGGATGATTCGCTGTAGCCTAGCATAAACTCAACAGTCAACAATCAAAACATAGACCCAACTGTTACCGTTAGTCTTTACATTTCTTAAAGTAGCCTAGCCTTTATAAGGCATGTTGGTTCTAATACTGAATTAATATATCTCGTACTCACCACCATCATGCCAGAATTCCTAATAGCCAAAACATTTCGGCACAGGGCGCCGCTAACCACCGACATTTTTCCGACTACTTTTGTTTGAGACAGTAACTCCACAACAGAACAGACAGGACAGCTCACTTTTATCTCAACTACCCGCTGCCCTGTAGAACCCTGTACGTAACCCTCAGCCCGCCCTCTACGTCCATCCATGTGACGTAAGGGACGTTGGCGTGCGCAACGATTGTTGTTTTCACTAGTGCCCATGGCTCCCCCTTAGCTCTTTTATCCGGCTGTTATACCACAAACTGGCACGCAGATATtttgtgctgcagctggagAATAAAATGAGCTTCAAGCATGATTGTAGAACCTATTATATTTCcatacaaaaacacatgctTCACTTAATCGGGTCATAAATGTACACTTCCGCAAATCTTCGAAATATCCGACAGCCCCTGAAGGCATCATATGTGAGCGCCTCTTTCACAACCCTCATTGCTGAGAGCGAGGGTCAGTTACATATGTATCCATAACTGAAAACACTGCTGTGCAGGGGCAATTCTTTTTATAGATTTATGCCgataatatttataatatctCTCCGCCCCTTTCACGTaaccatttttatttaatgacaGTGAAAGTTTACTGAcctaaaaaatacaaatgttacTTTTTTCCACTGACTTTGTTCCATTTGAAGGTTAATTTTGATACTGTACATTTTCTCAgtaacttcttttttttgtcttagaagGCATTTTGTTCCTGGCCATGTAATGTAGAACTTTTATTGGGTTATAGCCTACGTACCGCGCAATGTTACTCCATATGTCCTTGACCCTTCTATTATCTATATATGTTATTTACAACATATATGCAATATACCATTACTGTTGCAATAGTTCAATATCTTCAAAGGAATCACTTACGTTAgtcttaaataataataacagcaccTTTTAATAGACCCCTTACTGTATGTTGCCTTGATAAGGGTCATTAAAAGACACTGGAGCCACTCTGTGTTATTACTGTATATCCAGAGATGTACACAATAACCTATTCAGATGGTAATGAATTTGAAGGTCGAGGGGAAAACTTATGTTCTCACGTATGTTTTATAATCCAGTGATCTTTGTCCACATGTCAAAAAATGAACTTGCTCAGACCTCCTGGACGTCATCATAATAATACATAGCTGAGGCAATAAACATGGGCAGTAGTATTGGACAGTATCAGATGCAGCCCAAAGCCTGCTGTTATTTTTCatactttcagaataaaagcatgtaaaaaaaaaagaaagaaagaaaaaacaacaacacaaaattaaGAATTCTTCGATATTATAGCACTTCACTTAACAAACAATGGTTGAAAGTGATACATCCgtctaaaaaaaacatgtctgatttttttttttaaattttatttcttttaaatagATATTAATTTTAGATCATTTTTTTCAATAGATGATACAAATAACAGACCAtgtaaacaacagtaaaactggTGGTGAATGGGACATTGTGTACAAGAATATAGAACTTGATCAATCATAAAATCCTCCTTCCTTTTTACGTTTCACGTTGCCTACAATGTTTCAGACGGCTGTTCATATCCATCaatacttgttttatttttgaaagtttttgCCGGAAGTTTCTTTCACCTGTTGTCGTACTTGACTCTGGTCCAGCAAGCATGGGCTggaccaccaccaccaccacctctgtGGAGTGTCTGAAGCTCAGAGTGTAGCCTGTTGCTCGAACTGTTGAAGCAGCATGTCGTGGCTCTTCGGCTGGGGGAAGAGCTCCAGTTCGCCGCCGGCGGAGGAGCAGACAGCGGCCGGTCCTTCTGAAGGGGCCGGGGGTGCACCGGGAGGTCCAGGGGGAGACAAGCCCGGAGACAAGTGGAGTAACTTTGACCCGACGGGGCTGGAGAGAGCTGCAAAAGCTGCAAGGGAACTTGACAAATCACGTGCGTACTAATTTTACCAGCATTCAACGAAAACACTTGCTTTCTTTAACTTCTGTAATATTATAagtacattgttttgttttgttttttactggttTGGACAAACTTTCCCGTGCTGGCACGTTCTGTTCTTT harbors:
- the LOC125892246 gene encoding succinate dehydrogenase [ubiquinone] iron-sulfur subunit, mitochondrial-like; translation: MSVVSGALCRNVLAIRNSGMMVMVRHAQTSAAPAPEPRIKKFQIYRWDPDTAGDKPRMQTYDIDLNTCGPMVLDALIKIKNEIDPTLTFRRSCREGICGSCAMNINGGNTLACLNKIDSNTTKVTKIYPLPHMYVVKDLVPDMSNFYAQYKSIEPYLKKKDEAQEGKEQYFQSVEDRQKLDGLYECILCACCSTSCPSYWWNGDKYLGPAVLMQAYRWMIDSRDEFTEERLSKLQDPFSLYRCHTIMNCTKTCPKGLNPGKAIAEIKKMMATYKEKKAAAS